Below is a window of Carassius gibelio isolate Cgi1373 ecotype wild population from Czech Republic chromosome B23, carGib1.2-hapl.c, whole genome shotgun sequence DNA.
atgtgatatatatatatatagacacaattCAAATtaccaaaatttaattaaatacaaaaaaaaaaagacagaaaagaatacagaatatataatgttatataaagtgTGTGGAACATAATTAATCTTCACAGTAAACTCGAGTTCTTGTGTTGATTATTCGGTTTTATCATCTCCTGCTTTGATTCATCTACAGGAAAACGTTAATAATAACCCCATAACCGCGCTGCtataataaatcatttgaaaGAGTTTGGAATAAATTAATCTCTGTTTCTATAAAGATGAGTTTATAACGAGATCGATGAGAGTTTATTGTTGAGTTTCTGCTGCATCATGGACGGGAGCGCGCGAGCTCATGACCGCGCGTCGCTACAGCTCTACATCAGTCTCTCAGATGAGTAATAATAAGAGTAACAGTAATCAGGTGTAGTTCTCACCCCGGTGCTGACTTCTCTCTGCGTCCAGTCAggatataattcattataattattcaACGTAGAGACGTTAGCAGGAAATTGCAGCGCTGTTGCCATCTTGAATGAAGACCGTAACTGAAGGACCCCTGGCAGGAGTCCGCACATGCGCCTGTCTTAAAACATCATACATGCCTGATAGATCAGAAAACACATTCTAGGAAATGCATTAtagaatttaaacaataaaacgcggttctattttttaaatctattatatTTTTCGTCTGAAGCATATTAGATTGGTGAGATATTCCCGGTGGAGGTTCGGTGCTCGTTCAGGCAGCTGTGGTCAGTCTCAGAGCAGACGCGCGCGGAAGGTAAATAACGACATGCGTCAACATTCACTCTAATACACATCATAATGAATCCTAACACGCTATAGATCATCCGCAGAGTGTTTATCTTCTATGTGATTTAATTCTGTGATCGTGTGTTGGTTATTATAGACTGTGATGTTGAACAGACAGGTGTTTGTGTCACTGATATCATCTTCATCACAGTAATCCTGTCATTTCTGTTATTGTTCTCAGATGACTGTACATAATCTGTACATATTTGATCGCAATGGCAGCTGCCTTCATTACAGCGAGTGGAACCGAAAGAAACAAGCAGGAATCTCCAAAGAAgaggtacagacacacacacagaaacacacacacacacacacacaatcacacacagaaacacacacacacacacacacacaatcacagacagacacacacacagacacacacacacacacacacacacacacacacacacacacacacacacacacacacacacatgttggtttGTGtctaaagtgtgttcatcccataggtgtaatggtttttattctgtagaaactgtatattctatgtcccttcaccaaccctacacctaaccctaaccctcacaggaaactttgtgcatttttactttctcagaaaaactcattctgtatgatttataagtgttttgaaaaatggggacatggctttTTCATGAGCTACAAATCaattttatctttatatttcaattcaattcaagtttatttgtatagcgctttttacaataaaaatcgttacaaagcaattttacagaaaattatgtttctacaagcttatggtggtgactgtcagtttgtgcacgtaaaatgaatacaagaagagtcagccagatgatgaacattattaatattattagtaattaataattattatatgatgcagtcacacttgtagcagtatttgttagttctgttgttgattcagggttagcatcatctgaggtcctctgagggtcagcatcatctcttctcaggtgtccTGGATCCCAGACTGGAGCTTTATTCACCTGTCGTTCCTATATTAACTGTATTCTGTGTCCAGAGAGATTTATTCGAGCTGAAGTGAGGGTCATGATCTCGTTTGTGTTCGTCAGGAGTTCAAGCTGATGTACGGCATGCTGTTCTCCATCCGCTCCTTCATCAGTAAGATGAGTCCACTGGACATGTATCCTccgtctggtgtgtgtgtgtgtgtgtgtgtgtgtgtgtgtgtgtgtgtgtgtgtgtgttttctccttGACTCAGTGCTTCAGGAAAGACGGGTTCCTGGCGTTCCAGACCAGCCGTTACAAGCTGCATTATTATGAGACTCCAACAGGAATCAAACTGGTGCTGAACACTGACCTCGGTGTGCCGAACTGTAGAGACACACTGCAGCAGATCTACAGcactgtgagacacacacacacacactctctctctctctctctctctctctctcacactcacacacacacacactctctcactctcacactctcacacacactctctctctctctctctcacactcacacacacacacacacacacacacactctctctctctcacacactcatactcacacgctctctctcttctctctggtgactgtgtgtgtgtgtgtgtgtttgcagctgTATGTGGAGTACATCGTGAGGAATCCTCTGTGTGTTCTGGGTGAGTCTCTCCAGAGCGATCTGTTCAGCAGCAAACTGGACTCTTTCATCCGAGCGTTACCGTTCTTCAGCGTCCGCGccgcctgaacacacacacacacacaaactcacacatacacacacacacacacacacacacacacacacacacacacacctacacacacacacacacacaaactcacacatacacacacacagcttctgcTTCCTCAAACACACTTCTGTTCAACATCACTGTTCATTATTTGAAGACTTCCTTTATTCTTCTTCAAAAACTGCACACACGTTCTCACAAAGTGTACTCTTGTCTGTTTATTGCTGTCAGTTATTGCTGTTTAAAAACATCAGCGTTTGGAGATTTATTGCAGAATAATGTACAAAAATTAATTTATGTGATGTTTGATCTAATAAAAATGTGTCAGATTAAGTAAAATGTTCAAGTCCAAATGATGGAAGCACTTTATAAAGGAGACCTGACTTGTTTTGGAAAACAatgcttattatttatttatttatttaattaatttatttcttttcaaCAGTGCCAACATGGTTTCTAAACTATCTTCTTAATCATATCGTGATAGCCCGTCTTTCTTTTGTGTCCCAAACTTCCACGTGCAAAACTGACAACTTCCTTTTCCTTCATTTCTCCA
It encodes the following:
- the LOC128011057 gene encoding trafficking protein particle complex subunit 1, which encodes MTVHNLYIFDRNGSCLHYSEWNRKKQAGISKEEEFKLMYGMLFSIRSFISKMSPLDMKDGFLAFQTSRYKLHYYETPTGIKLVLNTDLGVPNCRDTLQQIYSTLYVEYIVRNPLCVLGESLQSDLFSSKLDSFIRALPFFSVRAA